One region of Jonesiaceae bacterium BS-20 genomic DNA includes:
- a CDS encoding DsbA family oxidoreductase — translation MTDKVTVDIWSDIACPFCYIGKKKFEAAVAQSGIPVTVTYRSFELGPNTPEDVAESHAYLLALKMGVSPDEAKAMEHQITQAAEASGLEFRYDQLKPANTRKAHQLLHFAKAADKQVEMAERLLAAHFTEGRHVGQIAELVSLGAEVGLDPDEVTRVLESGEFLSEVDADIAQAASLGIRGVPFFVLNGKYGVNGAQEPEQFVAALQQAQQDQ, via the coding sequence ATGACCGACAAAGTGACCGTTGATATTTGGTCTGATATTGCTTGCCCGTTTTGCTATATCGGCAAGAAGAAGTTCGAAGCAGCCGTGGCACAATCAGGTATTCCTGTGACAGTTACGTACCGGTCATTTGAGCTTGGGCCCAATACGCCGGAGGACGTTGCCGAGTCGCACGCATACCTGCTGGCACTCAAGATGGGAGTCAGCCCGGATGAGGCGAAGGCAATGGAACACCAGATTACCCAGGCAGCTGAGGCAAGCGGCTTGGAGTTTCGGTACGACCAGCTCAAGCCTGCGAACACCCGCAAAGCCCACCAGTTGCTTCACTTCGCTAAGGCGGCGGATAAACAGGTGGAGATGGCCGAGCGGCTCTTGGCAGCCCACTTTACTGAGGGGCGCCACGTTGGTCAGATTGCGGAGTTGGTATCCCTTGGGGCTGAGGTCGGATTAGACCCGGACGAGGTCACGCGTGTGCTCGAGTCCGGTGAGTTTCTTTCCGAGGTCGATGCCGACATCGCCCAGGCGGCGTCCCTTGGGATCCGTGGGGTGCCATTTTTTGTCCTCAACGGCAAGTATGGCGTAAACGGCGCGCAGGAGCCCGAGCAGTTTGTGGCAGCGCTTCAGCAGGCGCAGCAAGACCAGTAG
- a CDS encoding DedA family protein, with protein sequence MFQTILGVTRTQVNPAEGYDGFIGWVLGLIESLGETGVGLAVLIETFIPPIPSEAVLPTAGFLAYEGRMSAWLAWAAATLGALIGAWAWYAIGAALGRERTRKLVGKVPLMEFEDFDRAEKFFARWGVTAVLLGRCVPLVRSFISIPAGIERMPLGKFTFYTALGSGVWNGIWVGLGFAFGPAIKPILEQWSGVLSNIVVVVILVLVLWFVIARLARKFRAKNA encoded by the coding sequence ATGTTTCAAACCATTCTTGGAGTAACAAGAACTCAGGTGAACCCTGCCGAGGGGTATGACGGTTTTATCGGTTGGGTCTTAGGCCTGATTGAAAGCCTTGGCGAGACCGGCGTTGGACTTGCGGTGTTGATTGAGACCTTCATTCCGCCGATTCCCTCGGAAGCGGTCTTACCCACGGCGGGGTTCTTGGCCTATGAAGGCCGGATGAGCGCTTGGTTAGCGTGGGCGGCAGCAACGTTGGGTGCGCTCATCGGCGCTTGGGCTTGGTACGCAATTGGTGCGGCACTCGGCAGGGAGAGGACCCGCAAACTGGTAGGCAAAGTTCCTCTCATGGAATTTGAGGACTTTGACCGGGCGGAAAAATTCTTTGCCCGGTGGGGTGTAACGGCCGTTCTCTTGGGGCGTTGTGTTCCACTAGTGCGTTCGTTTATTTCTATTCCCGCAGGTATTGAGCGGATGCCTCTGGGCAAGTTTACGTTTTACACCGCGCTTGGATCTGGCGTGTGGAACGGGATTTGGGTTGGTTTGGGCTTTGCCTTTGGGCCTGCGATCAAGCCAATTTTGGAACAGTGGAGCGGAGTGCTGTCCAACATCGTTGTCGTTGTCATTTTGGTATTGGTGCTGTGGTTTGTTATCGCCCGGTTGGCTCGCAAATTTAGGGCGAAGAACGCCTAA